The nucleotide window TGCTCTTCGTGGCCGTGCTGGCGCTGCCGTTCCTGCAGCCCGCCGGACGCGGCAAGGCCGGGCTGCGCGTCCTGCTGCTCGGCACGGTCGCCCTGCTGGCCGGCTTCGCCGCGCTCTACCAGCTCGGCGCGGTCCGGCTCGGGCTGTCGCTCACCTCGCTGCGCGACCTGCTGTCCGCCGCCGACGCCGACGCGCTGCAGCCGGTGCTCACGGTCGTCGCCGTGCTCGCGACGGTGCTGCCGGCGCTCGCCGCGGGCGTGGAGGTCCGCGAGCGAACCGGGTGGCCGGGGCTCGCGGGCAGCGCCGTCGCGGCGGTGGCCGCGTTCTTCCTGCCGGTGCTGCCCGTGCTCGTCGTCGCGGGACTGGCGGTCGTGTTCGAGCTGCTACTGGGCGTACGCGCGCGCAGGTACAGTGGGTCGCGTGAGTGATCGACGCTGGCGGCCGGGGGAGACCGTGGTCGAGCGGTTCCACCGCCCCGACGGCTCGATCGGCCAGGTCCACCCGCTGCGCGTCCTCGAAGACGACGGCCGCGTCCTGCGCGCCTGGCTGCCGGCCGGCACGCCGATCATCGGCAGCAGGCTCGCCGACGGCCGCCTGATGCGGGACGCCCCCCTGGAGGAGCGGTTCCGCATCCCGCGGGTGGCGGTGCCGGACTCCTGGCACGGCGCGTCGACGCTGCGCCGGATCCCCGAAGACGAGTGGTCGTCGGTCTGGTGGTTCTTCGACCTCGAAGGCCGCTTCAAGAACTGGTACGTCAACCTCGAGATCCCGCTGGGTCGCACGGCGGGCGCGGTCGACCGGATCGACGGCGTGCTCGACGTCGTCGTCGAGCGCGACGGCAGCTGGCGCTGGGACGACGAGGACGAGGCCGAGGCCGCGATCGAGGTCGGCCGCCTGACGCTCGAGCAGTTCGACCGGCTGCGCGCCGAAGGCGAGCGGATCGGCGCGCTGGC belongs to Amycolatopsis tolypomycina and includes:
- a CDS encoding DUF402 domain-containing protein — encoded protein: MSDRRWRPGETVVERFHRPDGSIGQVHPLRVLEDDGRVLRAWLPAGTPIIGSRLADGRLMRDAPLEERFRIPRVAVPDSWHGASTLRRIPEDEWSSVWWFFDLEGRFKNWYVNLEIPLGRTAGAVDRIDGVLDVVVERDGSWRWDDEDEAEAAIEVGRLTLEQFDRLRAEGERIGALAERGTYPFDGTDTDFRPDEGWPAPELPAELSPRSGEGSAPARR